Proteins encoded by one window of Dreissena polymorpha isolate Duluth1 chromosome 11, UMN_Dpol_1.0, whole genome shotgun sequence:
- the LOC127850542 gene encoding uncharacterized protein LOC127850542 isoform X1, with amino-acid sequence MVTFKVERNKSMATFKVERNKSMVTFKVERNKSMVTFKVERNKSMVTFEVERNKSMVTFEVERNKSMVTFKVERNKSMVTFEVERNKSMVTFKVERNKSMVTFKVERNKSMVTFKVERNKSNVTFEVERKKSMVTFEVERNKSMVTFKVERNTSMGTFKVERNKHMVTFKEERNKSMVTFKVERNKSMATFEVERNKSMVTFKVERNKSMVTFKVERNKSMVTFKVETNKIVVTFKKQELIPRNLLSEYVMKAFKVC; translated from the exons ATGGTCACATTTAAGGTGGAGAGAAACAAAAGTATGGCCACATTTAAAGTGGAGAGAAACAAAAGTATGGTTACATTTAAGGTGGAGAGAAACAAAAGTATGGTTACATTTAAGGTGGAGAGAAACAAAAGTATGGTTACATTTGAGGTGGAGAGAAACAAAAGTATGGTTACATTTGAG GTGGAGAGAAACAAAAGTATGGTTACATTTAAGGTGGAGAGAAACAAAAGTATGGTCACATTTGAGGTGGAGAGAAACAAAAGTATGGTTACATTTAAGGTGGAGAGAAACAAAAGTATGGTTACATTTAAGGTGGAGAGAAACAAAAGTATGGTCACATTTAAGGTGGAGAGAAACAAAAGTAATGTTACATTTGAGGTGGAGAGAAAGAAAAGTATGGTTACATTTGAGGTGGAGAGAAACAAAAGTATGGTTACATTTAAGGTGGAGAGAAACACAAGTATGGGCACATTTAAGGTGGAGAGAAACAAACATATGGTCACATTTAAGGAGGAGAGAAACAAAAGTATGGTCACATTTAAGGTGGAGAGAAACAAAAGTATGGCTACATTTGAGGTGGAGAGAAACAAAAGTATGGTTACATTTAAGGTGGAGAGAAACAAAAGTATGGTTACATTTAAGGTCGAGAGAAACAAAAGTATGGTTACATTTAAGGtggaaacaaacaaaattgtagtcacatttaaaaaacaagagctaATTCCCAGGAATCTTTTGTCTGAGTATGTAATGAAGGCTTTCAAAGTCTGTTAA
- the LOC127850542 gene encoding uncharacterized protein LOC127850542 isoform X2 — MVTFKVERNKSMATFKVERNKSMVTFKVERNKSMVTFKVERNKSMVTFEVERNKSMVTFEVERNKSMVTFKVERNKSMVTFEVERNKSMVTFKVERNKSMVTFKVERNKSMVTFKVERNKSNVTFEVERKKSMVTFEVERNKSMVTFKVERNTSMGTFKVERNKHMVTFKEERNKSMVTFKVERNKSMATFEVERNKSMVTFKVERNKSMVTFKVETNKIVVTFKKQELIPRNLLSEYVMKAFKVC; from the exons ATGGTCACATTTAAGGTGGAGAGAAACAAAAGTATGGCCACATTTAAAGTGGAGAGAAACAAAAGTATGGTTACATTTAAGGTGGAGAGAAACAAAAGTATGGTTACATTTAAGGTGGAGAGAAACAAAAGTATGGTTACATTTGAGGTGGAGAGAAACAAAAGTATGGTTACATTTGAG GTGGAGAGAAACAAAAGTATGGTTACATTTAAGGTGGAGAGAAACAAAAGTATGGTCACATTTGAGGTGGAGAGAAACAAAAGTATGGTTACATTTAAGGTGGAGAGAAACAAAAGTATGGTTACATTTAAGGTGGAGAGAAACAAAAGTATGGTCACATTTAAGGTGGAGAGAAACAAAAGTAATGTTACATTTGAGGTGGAGAGAAAGAAAAGTATGGTTACATTTGAGGTGGAGAGAAACAAAAGTATGGTTACATTTAAGGTGGAGAGAAACACAAGTATGGGCACATTTAAGGTGGAGAGAAACAAACATATGGTCACATTTAAGGAGGAGAGAAACAAAAGTATGGTCACATTTAAGGTGGAGAGAAACAAAAGTATGGCTACATTTGAGGTGGAGAGAAACAAAAGTATGGTTACATTTAAGGTGGAGAGAAACAAAAGTATGGTTACATTTAAG GtggaaacaaacaaaattgtagtcacatttaaaaaacaagagctaATTCCCAGGAATCTTTTGTCTGAGTATGTAATGAAGGCTTTCAAAGTCTGTTAA
- the LOC127850542 gene encoding uncharacterized protein LOC127850542 isoform X3 — protein MVTFKVERNKSMATFKVERNKSMVTFKVERNKSMVTFKVERNKSMVTFEVERNKSMVTFEVERNKSMVTFKVERNKSMVTFKVERNKSMVTFKVERNKSMVTFKVERNKSNVTFEVERKKSMVTFEVERNKSMVTFKVERNTSMGTFKVERNKHMVTFKEERNKSMVTFKVERNKSMATFEVERNKSMVTFKVERNKSMVTFKVERNKSMVTFKVETNKIVVTFKKQELIPRNLLSEYVMKAFKVC, from the exons ATGGTCACATTTAAGGTGGAGAGAAACAAAAGTATGGCCACATTTAAAGTGGAGAGAAACAAAAGTATGGTTACATTTAAGGTGGAGAGAAACAAAAGTATGGTTACATTTAAGGTGGAGAGAAACAAAAGTATGGTTACATTTGAGGTGGAGAGAAACAAAAGTATGGTTACATTTGAG GTGGAGAGAAACAAAAGTATGGTTACATTTAAG GTGGAGAGAAACAAAAGTATGGTTACATTTAAGGTGGAGAGAAACAAAAGTATGGTTACATTTAAGGTGGAGAGAAACAAAAGTATGGTCACATTTAAGGTGGAGAGAAACAAAAGTAATGTTACATTTGAGGTGGAGAGAAAGAAAAGTATGGTTACATTTGAGGTGGAGAGAAACAAAAGTATGGTTACATTTAAGGTGGAGAGAAACACAAGTATGGGCACATTTAAGGTGGAGAGAAACAAACATATGGTCACATTTAAGGAGGAGAGAAACAAAAGTATGGTCACATTTAAGGTGGAGAGAAACAAAAGTATGGCTACATTTGAGGTGGAGAGAAACAAAAGTATGGTTACATTTAAGGTGGAGAGAAACAAAAGTATGGTTACATTTAAGGTCGAGAGAAACAAAAGTATGGTTACATTTAAGGtggaaacaaacaaaattgtagtcacatttaaaaaacaagagctaATTCCCAGGAATCTTTTGTCTGAGTATGTAATGAAGGCTTTCAAAGTCTGTTAA